A single window of Lytechinus variegatus isolate NC3 chromosome 8, Lvar_3.0, whole genome shotgun sequence DNA harbors:
- the LOC121419866 gene encoding uncharacterized protein LOC121419866 codes for MIRASRTRGEHHPDFIFHSSTPQTTQEPIMKVFIALMALVVLASAFEEEEMEADVAFIKRDPVLQDYFMAEKRGKAMRKYKACDVQFSAEQTCYCARRTGKFAFCGGAAGGENM; via the exons ATGATCAGAGCAAGCAGAACCAGAGGAGAACACCATCCAGATTTCATCTTTCACTCTTCAACCCCACAAACAACTCAAG AACCAATCATGAAGGTCTTTATCGCACTCATGGCCCTAGTTGTCCTGGCTTCAGCTTTCGAAGAAGAGGAGATGGAAGCTGATGTTGCTTTCATCAAGAGAGATCCAGTACTCCAAGATTACTTCATGGCTGAGAAGAGGGGAAAGGCAATGAGGAAATACAAAG CCTGTGATGTTCAATTCAGTGCCGAACAAACCTGCTATTGCGCCCGTCGTACCGGCAAGTTTGCTTTCTGCGGAG GCGCTGCTGGTGGCGAGAACATGTAA